In Picosynechococcus sp. PCC 7002, the following are encoded in one genomic region:
- a CDS encoding M16 family metallopeptidase encodes MTSILVPSPRLNQPTIKTLANGLTIIAEQVPVDAVSLNVWLNVGSAVEANSINGMAHFLEHMVFKGTPQIGNGEFEQRIEAKGAVTNAATSQEYTHYYITCAPQDFAELAPLQLDVVLNPSIPDAAFERERQVVLEEIRRSEDNPRRRTYFRAIETGFERLPYRRPVLGPSEVIENLQAQQMRDFHGFWYQPQRMTAAVAGNLEGDRLIELVAAAFDKLYQSQPTATVPTFDDHSPEAPFQNIVRRHYEDEGLQQARLVMMWRVPGLTDLEETYALDILATVLGQGKVSRLVQDLREKRGLVTQISVSNFTQKQQGVFYISAQLPSENIPAVEAAILEQIQTIRTASILPNELERVKTQVANRFILGNERPSDRTNLYGYYYSLLRDLEPALNYPELLQAITLETIQKSVQKYLNPEAYGIVTLTPPA; translated from the coding sequence ATGACTTCCATCCTAGTGCCCAGCCCACGCCTCAACCAACCAACGATTAAGACCCTGGCCAATGGGTTGACAATCATTGCCGAACAGGTGCCGGTTGATGCCGTGAGCCTCAATGTGTGGCTCAATGTGGGGTCTGCGGTGGAAGCCAACAGCATTAATGGGATGGCCCATTTCCTGGAGCACATGGTCTTTAAGGGAACGCCCCAAATCGGCAATGGCGAATTTGAACAGCGCATCGAAGCTAAAGGAGCCGTCACCAACGCCGCCACTAGCCAAGAATACACCCACTATTACATTACCTGTGCGCCCCAGGATTTTGCGGAACTTGCGCCCCTGCAACTGGACGTGGTGCTAAATCCTAGCATTCCCGATGCTGCCTTTGAGCGGGAACGCCAGGTGGTGCTCGAAGAAATTCGTCGTTCCGAGGATAATCCCCGCCGTCGTACCTATTTCCGCGCCATTGAAACGGGATTTGAGCGGTTGCCCTACCGTCGTCCGGTGCTCGGCCCTAGTGAGGTGATTGAAAATCTTCAAGCCCAACAAATGCGGGATTTCCACGGCTTTTGGTACCAACCCCAACGGATGACTGCCGCCGTTGCCGGAAATCTAGAAGGCGATCGCCTGATTGAATTAGTTGCCGCAGCCTTCGATAAACTGTATCAATCCCAACCCACAGCAACCGTTCCCACCTTTGACGATCACTCTCCCGAAGCCCCTTTTCAAAATATTGTGCGTCGTCATTATGAAGATGAAGGCCTACAGCAAGCTCGTTTAGTGATGATGTGGCGTGTGCCGGGGCTAACGGATCTCGAAGAAACCTATGCCCTCGACATTTTAGCGACGGTATTAGGGCAAGGTAAAGTTTCGCGCCTCGTGCAGGATCTCCGGGAAAAAAGAGGTCTGGTGACTCAAATCAGCGTTAGTAACTTCACCCAAAAACAACAGGGCGTTTTCTATATTTCTGCCCAATTACCAAGCGAAAATATTCCCGCCGTAGAAGCGGCGATTCTTGAACAAATTCAAACCATTCGTACCGCTTCTATTTTGCCCAACGAATTAGAGCGGGTGAAAACTCAAGTAGCTAATCGCTTTATTTTGGGGAATGAACGGCCCAGCGATCGCACCAATTTATACGGTTACTATTACTCGCTATTACGGGATCTCGAACCCGCTTTAAATTATCCGGAATTACTCCAAGCCATTACCCTCGAAACAATTCAAAAATCTGTACAAAAATATCTCAATCCCGAAGCTTACGGAATTGTTACCCTGACGCCACCTGCCTAA
- a CDS encoding class I SAM-dependent methyltransferase codes for MADYQLLIDLHKDAERQGPGGNPETKLALDLLEIDKTAPLKIADIGCGTGASTLVLAEQLDAQITAVDFLPDFLEVLETRAKQKELSEKISTLCCSMENLPFNDAEFDVIWSEGAIYNIGFEKGIKDWHRYLKPGGLLVVSEITWLTNFRPLEIQKYWEVEYSEIDLASAKFALLEEYGYSPIGYFVLPEHCWLENYYQPMQVRFQDFLKRNNHSEDAHSIVEMETREIELYEQYKAYYSYGVYIARKLN; via the coding sequence GTGGCAGACTATCAACTATTAATAGACCTCCATAAGGATGCAGAACGTCAAGGGCCTGGGGGAAATCCAGAAACTAAACTTGCCCTTGATCTGTTGGAGATAGATAAAACTGCTCCCTTAAAAATTGCTGATATCGGTTGCGGGACAGGGGCTTCGACATTGGTACTTGCGGAACAATTAGACGCGCAGATTACCGCAGTCGATTTCCTCCCGGATTTTCTCGAAGTCCTTGAAACGAGAGCAAAACAAAAGGAACTTTCTGAGAAAATATCGACCCTGTGCTGCTCCATGGAAAATTTACCCTTTAATGATGCAGAATTTGACGTAATCTGGTCTGAGGGAGCAATCTATAATATCGGCTTTGAAAAAGGGATCAAAGATTGGCACCGTTACCTAAAACCAGGCGGATTATTGGTCGTTTCAGAAATCACTTGGCTTACAAATTTTCGTCCGCTAGAAATTCAAAAATATTGGGAAGTTGAATATTCAGAAATTGATCTAGCCTCTGCAAAGTTTGCTTTACTCGAAGAGTACGGCTATTCGCCAATCGGTTATTTTGTTTTGCCAGAACATTGTTGGTTAGAAAATTATTACCAACCGATGCAGGTGCGTTTTCAAGATTTTCTGAAACGAAATAATCATAGTGAAGATGCCCACAGTATTGTTGAAATGGAAACGCGTGAAATTGAATTATATGAACAATACAAAGCTTATTACAGCTATGGAGTATATATTGCCAGAAAATTGAATTAA
- a CDS encoding beta-ketoacyl-ACP synthase 3, translating to MKFDGAGIAITGSGSATPKAVIHNDDLSQLVETSDEWIRTRTGIANRHLLPEDSSLSELAAEAAKKAIAAAHLHPEEIDLIILATSTPDDLFGSAGKVQQLIGAKNATAFDLTAACSGFVFGLVTAAQYLRTGTFQKIVVIGADVLSRWVDWGDRTTCVLFGDGAGAVVCQSSPQDQLLGFEMYSDGSQNECLNLAYDGHPKYLIHDVSIQKGGYRAITMNGREVYRFAVAKVPEVIEKTLFRAGLTTEDIDWLILHQANQRIIDAVAKRLKLPSEKVIANLQEYGNTSAASIPIALDEAVRAGKIKPGQTVATSGFGAGLSWGSAIFKWGMPH from the coding sequence TTGAAATTTGATGGGGCAGGTATTGCCATTACAGGAAGTGGCTCTGCCACACCAAAAGCAGTCATCCATAATGATGATCTGAGTCAGTTGGTAGAGACTTCAGACGAGTGGATTCGCACTAGAACGGGGATCGCAAATCGTCATTTACTTCCAGAAGATAGTAGTTTGAGTGAACTGGCGGCAGAGGCGGCAAAAAAGGCGATCGCCGCCGCCCATTTACACCCAGAAGAAATTGATTTGATTATCCTGGCGACCTCCACACCGGATGATTTGTTTGGCAGTGCCGGGAAAGTGCAGCAGTTGATCGGCGCGAAAAATGCCACCGCCTTTGATCTGACGGCGGCCTGTTCTGGATTTGTTTTCGGTTTAGTGACAGCAGCCCAATATCTGCGGACAGGCACCTTTCAAAAAATTGTTGTGATTGGTGCCGATGTGTTGTCCCGGTGGGTAGACTGGGGCGATCGCACCACCTGTGTATTGTTTGGCGATGGTGCTGGAGCCGTGGTTTGTCAGAGCAGTCCCCAGGATCAGTTGCTCGGCTTTGAGATGTACAGCGACGGTAGCCAAAACGAATGCCTGAATCTTGCCTACGACGGGCATCCCAAATATTTAATCCATGATGTGTCAATTCAAAAAGGTGGCTATCGAGCAATCACCATGAATGGGCGCGAGGTCTATCGGTTTGCGGTGGCGAAAGTGCCGGAAGTCATTGAAAAAACCCTATTTCGGGCAGGTCTCACCACAGAAGATATTGATTGGCTCATTCTCCACCAGGCAAACCAACGAATTATTGATGCCGTGGCAAAACGCTTAAAATTGCCCTCAGAAAAGGTAATTGCCAATCTCCAGGAATATGGAAACACTTCGGCGGCTTCGATCCCCATTGCCCTCGATGAAGCGGTGCGGGCTGGCAAAATCAAACCGGGTCAAACGGTAGCCACTTCTGGCTTTGGGGCGGGTCTCTCTTGGGGATCGGCAATCTTTAAATGGGGAATGCCTCATTAG
- the plsX gene encoding phosphate acyltransferase PlsX: MSSTRAKIAVDAMGGDYAPDEIVAGAIRAVEELNVEVFLVGDPVRIQKYLDEHSSPANQFLHVVEAEGVVEMCEEPLVAIRRKPKASINLSMQLVRKKQADAVVSAGHSGAAMAAALLKLGRIKGIDRPAIGAVFPTLDPERSVIVLDVGANVDSRPKYLEQFALMGTIYSKYVLGNKEPQVGLLNIGEEPSKGNELALKTHELLSSNPAIPFKGNAEGRDVLSGEFDVVVCDGFTGNILLKFAESVGAVLLQILKEELPRGLRGKLGAAVLTPNLKRIKQRIDHAEHGGALLFGVAGVCIISHGSSKAPSIFNAIRLAKEAIDNQVIQRIQNYTEEHQALLEQQTNSTTTLSEVASSAMIEKSE, encoded by the coding sequence ATGTCATCGACACGCGCAAAAATAGCCGTAGACGCTATGGGGGGAGATTATGCTCCAGACGAAATCGTTGCTGGGGCGATCCGAGCCGTAGAAGAACTCAATGTAGAAGTTTTTCTAGTCGGTGACCCTGTCCGTATTCAAAAGTATTTAGACGAACATTCATCTCCAGCCAACCAGTTTCTCCATGTGGTAGAAGCCGAAGGAGTGGTGGAAATGTGCGAAGAACCCCTCGTGGCCATTCGGCGCAAGCCCAAAGCGTCAATTAATTTATCGATGCAGCTTGTCCGTAAAAAACAAGCCGATGCCGTCGTTTCGGCGGGGCATTCTGGGGCGGCGATGGCTGCTGCTCTTTTGAAATTAGGTCGCATTAAGGGCATTGATCGGCCTGCAATTGGTGCCGTATTTCCGACCCTTGATCCTGAGCGGTCGGTAATTGTGCTCGATGTCGGCGCGAATGTTGACAGCCGCCCGAAATATCTCGAACAATTTGCCCTGATGGGCACCATTTACAGCAAATATGTATTGGGGAATAAAGAGCCGCAGGTTGGTTTATTGAATATTGGTGAGGAGCCTTCCAAGGGCAACGAACTGGCCCTAAAAACCCACGAACTATTGAGTAGTAACCCTGCAATTCCTTTCAAAGGGAACGCTGAAGGACGGGATGTGCTGTCCGGTGAGTTTGATGTGGTGGTCTGCGATGGTTTTACGGGGAATATCCTCCTAAAGTTTGCAGAATCAGTCGGCGCAGTGCTCCTACAAATCCTAAAAGAAGAATTACCCCGTGGTCTGCGGGGCAAACTTGGGGCGGCGGTATTAACTCCAAACCTCAAACGGATTAAGCAACGCATTGATCATGCGGAACACGGTGGCGCATTGCTATTTGGAGTGGCTGGGGTGTGTATCATTAGCCATGGTAGCTCGAAGGCTCCTTCTATTTTTAACGCGATTCGTTTGGCAAAAGAAGCAATTGACAACCAGGTAATCCAACGGATTCAAAATTACACGGAGGAACACCAAGCTCTGCTTGAGCAGCAAACGAACTCCACCACCACACTCTCTGAAGTGGCATCCAGTGCCATGATAGAAAAAAGCGAGTGA